The genomic stretch AAGCTCAGTGCTGCTGCTTTTTTTCAGATTGGCTTTTCCCGGGTCGAAAAGTATTTTATCCGAAAGTGTTACCGTAAGTGTTCCCTCTTTAGAGTTGAGCGCTACATCATAACCTTCTCCGAAACCACTGGCCTGGGCCGCGGTTTGCTGACGTTCGGCAATTTGTTTCTGGAGCTCTTCTATTGTCTGGCGGCTTTGTGAAACCTGCTCATTGAGCTGGCCTTTCTCTGTTTTTTCCTTTTCGAGCAGACCTTTTATATTTTCGTGCTCCACATTCAGGGCCTTGTACTTTTTCTTCCAATCGGTGCAGCCGGGTAAAAGTGCAGCTGATGCAAGACAGATGAGCAGAATGATTGCTTTTTTGTTAACGGTTCGCATTTTCGTATCTCCTTTATATCAAAATTAAGTTTTTCCGTTAGTTTCAGCTTTTAATACTAAAATACCGCGTTTAAGTAGTCAAGTATTCTATCGTGAAAAATCATAACAGTAAATACACCTAAAGACAAGAAAGGGCCGTAAGGAATTTGTCTGGTTTTTTTAGAAAGTGTTCTAATGCCCGCCCAAGCCAGGCCGAAGAATGGTGCGATAAAGAATGCCACAACAACCAGACTTGCGCCTATTACCGTTCCCGCAGCACCCAATAAATGCACATCACCAAGCCCCATAGCCTCTTTTCCAAAGCCCAAAGTGCCCAAAATACGTGCAAACCATATGACTCCGCAACCGACAAAGTAGCCCCAGAGACTTCCCAGAAGTCCTGCAATTACAGGATGTTGTGAGAAATTCAGCCACCAGGTGCGTATCGAAAGGTTTCGGGAAACGAGCCAATAGGCCGCCAGCGAACAGATGATAATCGGCAACAAAAAGATGATTTCCCTGCAAATCTCCAGACGGTGGTTAATTGGTTGCTCTGTCGGTTCTTCCGGCTTCTGGGAGAATTCCTGAAGGTTTTCGGATTCGTAACTTCTTTTAATCAGGCCG from Phycisphaerae bacterium encodes the following:
- a CDS encoding OmpA family protein, which encodes MRTVNKKAIILLICLASAALLPGCTDWKKKYKALNVEHENIKGLLEKEKTEKGQLNEQVSQSRQTIEELQKQIAERQQTAAQASGFGEGYDVALNSKEGTLTVTLSDKILFDPGKANLKKSSSTELDHIKSVLQSKYSGRQLDVIGHTDSDPIKKSPWKDNMQLSTERANVVVRYLVEHGIPQENIQAIGRGESQPIASNKTASGKAKNRRVEIVVHMK